From one Deinococcus detaillensis genomic stretch:
- a CDS encoding HNH endonuclease, translating to MARRTPSTWPEEQAPAEALTCALCGRETPVLTQHHLMPISQGRRKGIKIQDLPSVGFCAACHNYVHTTFSNSELAGFYGTLETLQEHEGVQKFVAWVKKQPMSKSVKVK from the coding sequence ATGGCTCGCCGCACTCCTTCCACCTGGCCCGAAGAACAAGCCCCCGCCGAAGCGCTGACCTGCGCTCTTTGCGGACGCGAAACGCCCGTGCTGACCCAGCACCACCTGATGCCCATCTCGCAGGGACGGCGCAAAGGCATCAAGATTCAGGACTTGCCCAGCGTCGGCTTTTGCGCCGCTTGCCACAACTATGTCCACACCACTTTTTCTAACTCGGAATTGGCCGGGTTTTACGGCACGCTGGAAACCCTCCAGGAACACGAAGGCGTACAGAAATTCGTGGCCTGGGTCAAAAAGCAGCCGATGAGCAAGTCAGTGAAGGTGAAGTAA
- the xpt gene encoding xanthine phosphoribosyltransferase encodes MQTLVSAIQQHGVILPGGILKVDSLVNHQLLPELTREMGVRFADYFRHLKPNKVLTIEVSGIAPALITAIELGVPMVYARKKKPITMKEPSFTAQSVSRTKGGVVNLFVSSEFLGPDDRVIVIDDFLASGGTLRALASMIDSSGAELLGLGCVIEKDFEHGREHLADLGVPIHTLANILELSEAGGVVVVEGR; translated from the coding sequence GTGCAAACCCTCGTCTCGGCCATTCAACAGCACGGCGTCATCCTTCCCGGCGGCATTCTCAAAGTAGACAGCTTGGTCAACCACCAACTCTTGCCGGAACTCACCCGCGAAATGGGCGTGCGCTTTGCCGATTACTTCCGGCACTTGAAGCCCAACAAAGTGCTTACTATCGAAGTCAGCGGCATTGCTCCGGCGCTGATCACGGCCATTGAACTCGGCGTGCCGATGGTCTACGCCCGCAAGAAAAAGCCGATCACCATGAAAGAGCCGTCGTTTACCGCGCAGTCGGTCAGCCGCACCAAGGGCGGGGTGGTGAATTTGTTCGTGTCCAGCGAGTTTTTGGGGCCAGATGACCGCGTGATCGTGATCGACGACTTTTTGGCCTCGGGCGGGACGCTACGGGCGCTGGCCAGCATGATTGACTCCAGCGGCGCGGAGCTCCTCGGCCTCGGCTGTGTCATCGAAAAGGACTTTGAGCATGGCCGCGAACACTTGGCGGATTTGGGCGTGCCGATTCATACGCTGGCCAATATCTTGGAACTCAGCGAGGCGGGGGGCGTGGTGGTCGTTGAAGGCCGCTGA
- a CDS encoding general stress protein, translating to MTMRPNPLLGDPTKSRVVIATYPDYLQAQRAVDYLSDQKFAVERTAIVGEGLKLVEQVTGRLDWTRALSLGMGQGATTGIFIGLVFAFLGFGGERSFLTLLIDGLLIGVMIGAVWGLLSYALSGGRRDFTSVGGMRADHYSVMADGEVAEQARELLSGMPHESRGS from the coding sequence ATGACCATGCGCCCAAATCCGCTGCTCGGCGATCCAACCAAGAGCCGAGTCGTGATTGCCACCTATCCCGATTACTTGCAGGCGCAGCGGGCGGTGGATTACTTGTCGGACCAAAAGTTTGCCGTGGAGCGCACCGCCATTGTGGGTGAAGGGCTCAAGCTCGTGGAGCAGGTCACGGGCCGCCTCGATTGGACGCGGGCGCTGAGCCTCGGGATGGGGCAGGGCGCGACGACGGGCATTTTTATCGGCTTGGTCTTTGCCTTCTTGGGCTTCGGTGGCGAACGGAGCTTCCTGACGCTGCTGATTGACGGCCTGCTGATTGGCGTGATGATCGGCGCGGTGTGGGGGCTGCTCAGCTACGCCCTCAGCGGCGGGCGGCGCGACTTTACCAGCGTCGGTGGAATGCGGGCCGATCACTACAGCGTCATGGCCGACGGCGAAGTGGCTGAGCAGGCGCGTGAGCTGTTGTCGGGGATGCCGCACGAATCGCGTGGGTCTTGA
- a CDS encoding acyl-CoA carboxylase subunit beta, with the protein MSHSLELQELIAEMEQRRAVVEAGGGAAKQQKQRDAGKLTARERIDTLLDAGSFLELSTFTEHGGGALMRGVEAPGEGVITGSGSIGGRQVFVFSQDFTVLGGSLGKRNAQKVAKIMDLAAKTGCPIIGLNDSAGARIQEGVDSLSGYGEIFYRNATYSGVVPQISAILGPCAGGAVYSPALTDFILMSRGSSFMFITGPEVIKSVTREEVTFDQLGGADVHNRKSGVAHLEFDGDEAVLDGIRNLLQYLPQNARQKPPSRPTSDASTRQTTELLDIVTPDQRRPYAMHEVIHSLVDGGEFFEIQPLWAKNILCGFAHLGGEVVGIVANNPKVMAGTLNIDASDKAARFIRTCDCYNIPILTLVDVTGFLPGVAQEHAGIIRHGAKMLYAYAEASVPKITLITRKSYGGAYLAMNSRDMGADVVYAWPTAAVAVMGAEGAANIVYRREIQNAENPEAVRAEKIAEYKEAFDNPYVAAAKGYIDEIIPMEDTRRRLIATFKMLEGKEEQRPYRKHGNEPL; encoded by the coding sequence ATGTCCCACAGCCTAGAACTTCAAGAACTGATCGCCGAAATGGAGCAGCGCCGCGCCGTGGTAGAAGCAGGCGGCGGCGCAGCCAAGCAGCAAAAACAGCGCGACGCCGGTAAGCTGACGGCCCGTGAGCGGATAGATACTCTCCTAGACGCAGGGAGTTTTTTGGAGCTGTCCACCTTTACCGAACACGGCGGCGGCGCTCTGATGCGCGGCGTGGAAGCCCCCGGTGAAGGCGTGATTACCGGCAGCGGCAGCATCGGCGGGCGGCAGGTGTTTGTGTTTTCGCAGGACTTCACGGTGTTGGGCGGCTCTCTGGGCAAGCGCAATGCCCAAAAAGTCGCCAAGATCATGGACTTGGCCGCCAAAACGGGTTGCCCCATCATCGGCCTCAACGACTCGGCGGGTGCGCGGATTCAGGAAGGCGTGGACAGCCTCAGCGGCTACGGCGAAATCTTTTACCGCAACGCCACCTACTCCGGCGTGGTGCCGCAGATCAGCGCCATCTTGGGGCCGTGTGCGGGCGGGGCCGTCTACTCGCCTGCCCTCACTGACTTCATTTTGATGAGCCGGGGCAGCAGCTTTATGTTCATCACCGGCCCCGAAGTCATCAAAAGCGTAACCCGCGAGGAAGTCACCTTCGATCAACTCGGCGGCGCTGACGTTCACAACCGCAAATCCGGCGTGGCCCACCTCGAATTTGACGGCGACGAAGCGGTGCTAGACGGCATTCGCAACCTTCTCCAATACTTGCCGCAAAATGCCCGCCAGAAGCCGCCGAGCCGCCCCACCAGCGATGCGTCTACCCGCCAGACCACTGAGCTGCTCGACATCGTGACGCCCGACCAGCGCCGCCCCTACGCCATGCATGAGGTGATTCACAGCCTCGTGGACGGAGGCGAGTTCTTTGAAATTCAGCCGCTGTGGGCCAAGAACATCCTCTGCGGCTTCGCGCATCTCGGCGGCGAGGTGGTGGGCATTGTCGCCAACAATCCCAAGGTGATGGCCGGAACGCTCAACATCGACGCTTCCGACAAAGCCGCCCGATTCATTCGCACCTGCGACTGCTACAACATTCCAATTTTGACTTTGGTGGACGTGACCGGCTTCCTCCCCGGCGTGGCGCAGGAGCACGCCGGAATCATCCGGCACGGCGCGAAGATGCTCTACGCCTACGCCGAAGCCAGCGTCCCCAAAATCACCCTGATCACCCGCAAGAGTTACGGTGGGGCGTACCTGGCCATGAACAGCCGCGACATGGGCGCGGACGTGGTCTACGCCTGGCCCACCGCCGCCGTCGCCGTGATGGGCGCGGAGGGAGCAGCCAATATCGTCTACCGCCGCGAAATTCAAAATGCCGAGAACCCTGAAGCGGTGCGGGCCGAAAAAATCGCCGAATACAAAGAAGCCTTCGACAACCCTTACGTGGCCGCCGCCAAAGGCTACATCGACGAGATCATTCCGATGGAAGACACCCGCCGCAGACTCATAGCCACCTTCAAGATGCTGGAAGGCAAGGAGGAGCAGCGGCCTTACCGGAAGCATGGGAACGAGCCTTTGTAA
- a CDS encoding NUDIX hydrolase has translation MSHLSRTLPIKRAAHVYLVNDHHLLLVAERMDDGSIFYGLPGGKAHLGESLAAAAVRQVRFETGLSVTDLQFVSLLEGEMLNGTRNECYATFGRFTANFTGELAPTDPEVVGTQWVPFDQVLSLVKFGPPPEVEERNPLIWIPTRDFLKGESRTYYPI, from the coding sequence ATGAGTCATCTGTCACGCACGCTGCCGATCAAGCGTGCGGCCCACGTTTATCTGGTCAACGACCACCACCTGCTCTTGGTCGCCGAGCGCATGGACGACGGCAGCATCTTTTACGGCTTGCCGGGCGGCAAAGCCCACCTCGGCGAAAGTCTGGCCGCCGCCGCCGTGCGCCAAGTCCGCTTTGAAACCGGCCTGAGCGTCACCGATTTGCAGTTTGTCAGCTTGCTGGAAGGTGAGATGCTGAACGGCACCCGCAACGAGTGTTACGCCACCTTCGGCCGCTTCACGGCAAACTTTACCGGCGAACTCGCTCCGACTGACCCCGAAGTGGTCGGTACGCAGTGGGTTCCGTTCGATCAGGTGCTGAGTCTCGTCAAGTTTGGCCCGCCGCCGGAAGTCGAGGAGCGCAACCCGCTGATCTGGATTCCCACCCGCGACTTTTTGAAGGGCGAGTCGCGGACGTATTACCCGATATAG
- the cysK gene encoding cysteine synthase A translates to MVDALIGNTPLVKLQSVTESGMAEIFVKLEGQNPGGSIKDRTALGMVEDAERRGLLKPGGLIVEPTSGNTGIGLAQVAAARGYKLLLCMPASMSEERKRTLAAYGAELVLTDPKRRMLAAIEEAEKIVAERGGWMPNQFANPANPATHEATTGPELWQQMDGRIDAFIYGSGTGGTITGVGRYLKKMNPDVKIYAVEPARSNVLSGGERGDHGFQGMGPGFIPENLDRTLIDEVIQVWEEDAYPLARRLARDEGLFVGMSSGGIVWAALELARRLGAGKRIGTIACDSGARYLTTPLFDGERDTPSNYLPYSRERMEKPA, encoded by the coding sequence ATGGTGGACGCACTGATTGGAAACACGCCCCTCGTCAAGCTGCAAAGCGTAACCGAAAGTGGAATGGCCGAGATTTTTGTCAAACTCGAAGGTCAGAATCCCGGCGGCAGCATCAAAGACCGCACCGCGCTGGGCATGGTGGAAGACGCTGAGCGACGCGGCCTGCTCAAACCCGGCGGGCTGATCGTGGAGCCGACCAGCGGCAACACCGGCATCGGGCTGGCACAGGTGGCGGCGGCGCGGGGCTACAAACTGCTGCTGTGTATGCCCGCCTCCATGAGCGAGGAGCGCAAGCGCACGCTGGCCGCCTACGGAGCCGAGTTGGTGCTGACTGATCCTAAGCGGCGAATGCTGGCCGCCATCGAGGAAGCCGAGAAGATCGTGGCCGAGCGGGGCGGCTGGATGCCCAATCAGTTCGCCAACCCCGCCAATCCGGCTACCCACGAAGCCACCACTGGCCCCGAACTGTGGCAGCAGATGGACGGCCGCATCGACGCTTTTATCTACGGCTCCGGCACTGGCGGTACCATTACCGGAGTGGGGCGCTACCTCAAGAAGATGAATCCCGATGTCAAAATTTACGCGGTCGAACCGGCCCGCAGCAACGTCTTGTCAGGCGGTGAGCGCGGCGATCACGGCTTTCAGGGTATGGGGCCGGGCTTTATTCCTGAAAACTTAGACCGAACGCTGATCGACGAAGTGATTCAGGTTTGGGAGGAAGACGCCTACCCACTGGCCCGCCGCTTGGCCCGCGATGAGGGCCTGTTCGTAGGGATGTCCAGCGGCGGCATCGTCTGGGCGGCGCTGGAGTTGGCCCGCCGCTTGGGGGCTGGCAAGCGCATCGGCACCATTGCCTGCGACTCGGGGGCGCGTTACCTCACCACCCCCCTGTTTGACGGTGAGCGCGACACGCCGAGCAATTATTTGCCGTATTCGAGGGAAAGGATGGAGAAGCCCGCTTAA
- the cysS gene encoding cysteine--tRNA ligase, with protein MTDSAPNFGSLFPDLHWPDIVLHDSMQRQKVKFVAGTPGKIGMYLCGPTVYSDAHLGHAKKEVAFDVIRRYLTHRGNAVRYVSNITDVGHLLNDADEGEDKIARRAALEKLEPMEVAEKYYWSFMDDMARLSVQRPSIQPRATGHITEQIELIQELIARGHAYEAGGSVYFDVRSWPSYGKLSGRKLDDQEEGTRETVRGEKRDARDFALWKKAEHGHIMRWNSPWGAGFPGWHIECSAMSLKYLGENFDIHGGGLDLEFPHHEAEIAQAEAAGHGFARYWMHNNMLTIGGEKMSKSKGNFTTLKELFERIDPPVVRFLLVGSHYRSVTEMSEDAFVSAQNGYRRLHDARAEVERRLVSATERPDALSAKVTQHVQAFEEAMSDDFNTPRAVAALFNLTSDVNAALAGEVGREALEQAKAAYDELGGQVLGLFDSGVANSAGQDDTALVSTLMDVVLDARQHYRLSKQYEQSDALRGKLADVGVTVEDTKDGQRWKR; from the coding sequence ATGACCGACTCCGCTCCCAATTTTGGTTCCCTCTTCCCGGATCTCCACTGGCCCGATATCGTGCTGCACGACTCGATGCAGCGCCAGAAAGTCAAGTTCGTTGCGGGCACGCCCGGCAAAATCGGGATGTATCTGTGCGGCCCGACCGTCTACAGCGACGCCCACCTCGGCCACGCCAAAAAAGAAGTGGCCTTCGACGTGATCCGGCGCTACCTCACTCACCGGGGCAACGCCGTGCGCTATGTCAGCAACATCACCGACGTGGGTCACCTGCTGAATGACGCCGACGAGGGCGAAGACAAAATTGCCCGCCGCGCCGCGCTGGAAAAACTTGAGCCGATGGAAGTGGCCGAGAAGTATTACTGGAGCTTCATGGACGATATGGCCCGCCTCAGCGTGCAGCGGCCCAGTATTCAGCCCCGCGCCACCGGCCACATCACCGAGCAGATCGAGCTGATTCAGGAACTGATCGCCAGAGGCCACGCTTACGAAGCGGGCGGCAGTGTTTACTTTGACGTTCGCAGTTGGCCGAGTTACGGCAAGCTCTCGGGCCGCAAACTCGACGACCAAGAAGAAGGAACCCGCGAAACGGTGCGCGGCGAGAAGCGCGACGCCCGCGATTTTGCCCTCTGGAAAAAAGCCGAGCATGGCCACATCATGCGCTGGAATTCGCCGTGGGGCGCAGGATTTCCCGGTTGGCACATCGAATGCTCGGCCATGAGCCTCAAGTATCTGGGCGAGAATTTCGATATTCACGGCGGCGGCCTCGATCTGGAGTTTCCGCACCACGAAGCCGAAATTGCCCAAGCCGAGGCGGCAGGTCACGGTTTTGCCCGCTACTGGATGCACAACAACATGCTGACCATCGGCGGCGAGAAGATGAGCAAGAGTAAAGGCAACTTCACCACCCTCAAAGAGCTGTTTGAGCGGATTGATCCGCCGGTGGTGCGCTTCCTGCTGGTGGGCAGCCATTACCGCAGCGTCACGGAGATGAGCGAGGACGCTTTTGTCAGCGCCCAGAACGGCTACCGCCGACTCCACGACGCCCGCGCCGAAGTCGAGCGCCGCCTGGTGAGTGCGACGGAGCGCCCCGACGCCCTGTCTGCCAAAGTGACCCAGCACGTTCAGGCCTTTGAAGAAGCCATGAGCGACGATTTCAACACGCCCAGAGCGGTGGCGGCCCTGTTTAACCTGACCAGCGACGTGAACGCGGCGCTAGCAGGCGAAGTCGGCCGGGAAGCCTTGGAGCAGGCCAAAGCTGCTTACGACGAACTCGGCGGGCAGGTGCTAGGATTGTTCGACTCGGGCGTGGCCAACTCGGCAGGCCAAGACGACACGGCACTGGTCAGCACGCTGATGGACGTGGTGCTCGACGCCCGCCAGCATTACCGCCTCAGCAAGCAGTATGAGCAAAGCGACGCGCTGCGCGGCAAGCTGGCCGACGTCGGCGTGACGGTAGAAGACACCAAGGACGGCCAGCGCTGGAAACGCTGA
- a CDS encoding HAD family hydrolase, with translation MDKMQGPQVLFWDIGGVLLTNGWDRDQRAGVVARFGLDAAEFGERHKLVVSELELGRLSLDEYLDQTVFYQPRDFSKESFRAAMYGQSQPNLPTLALARRLGQGRRMYSLNNEGDNLNAHRIDTFGLREFLLGFFTSCYLGVMKPNPAIYRLGMQLAHISADQAVMIDDRIQNVEAARRTGMRAIQYVSAAQLEEELAAMGIES, from the coding sequence ATGGACAAAATGCAGGGACCTCAAGTTTTGTTTTGGGATATCGGCGGCGTGCTGCTGACCAACGGCTGGGACAGAGATCAGCGGGCGGGCGTGGTGGCCCGTTTTGGCTTGGACGCGGCCGAGTTTGGAGAGCGCCACAAGTTGGTGGTTTCCGAACTCGAACTCGGAAGGTTGAGCCTCGACGAATACCTCGACCAAACGGTGTTTTATCAGCCGCGTGATTTTAGCAAAGAAAGTTTCCGCGCCGCCATGTACGGGCAAAGTCAGCCTAACTTGCCTACACTGGCGCTGGCCCGCCGCTTGGGTCAGGGGCGGCGGATGTACTCGCTCAACAACGAAGGAGATAACCTCAACGCCCACCGGATTGACACGTTCGGGCTGCGCGAATTTTTATTGGGTTTTTTTACTTCCTGCTACCTCGGCGTGATGAAACCCAACCCCGCCATTTACCGCCTCGGCATGCAGCTCGCCCATATTTCCGCTGATCAGGCCGTCATGATCGACGACCGCATTCAGAATGTGGAAGCCGCCCGCCGCACCGGAATGCGGGCGATTCAGTACGTTTCGGCGGCCCAGCTTGAAGAAGAGTTGGCGGCAATGGGGATAGAAAGCTAA
- the ftsA gene encoding cell division protein FtsA translates to MKNNPFIVGLDIGTTKITTVIGELGPHGTVDIIGEGTVPSEGIKRGAVVNLERTTHAIKQSIAAAERVSGVRVSHAYVSVSGHHIKATTSHGLAAIRRNQEITAADVERAIENARAVPLDPNLEVIHAIPQEYVVDGQEGIKSAVGMHGVRLEVDVHLVSGSAGPLANVRRCVQEAGLITEGFVLQSLASGLAVLDSGERDQTVLVIDMGGGTTDVGVFRRGNLAHSASIPIGGDHVTADLMQILKIPVEEAENVKRKYGAALPELADQELTLEITTAAGVTHAISAFDLARIIKPRVSEIYDLIRDEIDKGMGPVELVAGSVVLTGGGALMRGVSELARERFRLPVRIGKPRGVSGLTDIVSGPLHATAVGLVLYGVTHEHAELSLDQLEKTEAKPAPSAKPPTITGPEPSVIVTKPEPKADAKAEKAEVKKEPKEPKVKTGPSIGDRMKNFFKDWM, encoded by the coding sequence ATGAAAAATAACCCGTTTATCGTGGGGCTGGACATCGGCACCACCAAAATCACAACAGTCATCGGCGAGCTCGGCCCGCACGGCACCGTCGACATTATCGGCGAGGGCACCGTGCCCAGCGAGGGCATCAAGCGCGGCGCAGTCGTGAATTTGGAGCGCACCACCCACGCCATCAAGCAGTCCATCGCCGCCGCCGAGCGGGTCAGCGGTGTGCGGGTCAGCCACGCGTATGTCAGCGTGTCGGGCCACCACATCAAGGCCACCACCAGTCACGGTCTGGCCGCCATTCGCCGCAACCAAGAAATCACCGCCGCCGACGTGGAACGCGCCATCGAAAACGCCCGCGCCGTGCCGCTCGATCCCAATTTGGAAGTCATCCACGCCATTCCGCAGGAATACGTCGTGGACGGGCAAGAAGGCATTAAGAGCGCGGTGGGAATGCACGGCGTGCGCCTCGAAGTCGATGTGCATCTGGTCTCGGGTTCGGCGGGGCCGCTGGCCAACGTTCGCCGCTGCGTGCAGGAAGCGGGCCTGATCACCGAGGGCTTCGTGTTGCAGTCGCTGGCCTCCGGGCTGGCGGTTCTCGACTCGGGCGAGCGCGACCAGACCGTGCTGGTCATCGACATGGGCGGCGGCACCACCGACGTGGGGGTATTTAGGCGCGGCAATCTCGCCCACAGCGCCAGCATCCCGATTGGGGGCGATCACGTCACCGCCGATTTGATGCAAATTCTCAAGATCCCAGTGGAAGAAGCCGAGAATGTCAAGCGCAAGTACGGCGCGGCCCTTCCCGAACTGGCCGACCAAGAGCTGACGCTGGAAATCACCACGGCGGCGGGCGTGACCCACGCCATCAGCGCTTTTGATCTGGCCCGCATTATCAAGCCGCGTGTCAGCGAAATTTATGACCTCATCCGCGACGAAATAGACAAGGGCATGGGTCCGGTTGAGTTGGTGGCGGGCAGCGTGGTGCTCACCGGCGGCGGCGCTTTGATGCGCGGCGTCTCCGAGTTGGCCCGCGAACGCTTCCGGCTGCCGGTACGCATCGGCAAGCCCCGGGGCGTCAGCGGCCTGACCGATATCGTCAGCGGCCCGCTGCACGCCACGGCCGTGGGCTTGGTGCTTTACGGCGTGACCCACGAGCACGCCGAACTCTCGCTCGACCAGCTCGAAAAGACCGAAGCCAAGCCCGCGCCGAGCGCCAAGCCGCCGACCATCACTGGGCCTGAGCCGAGCGTGATCGTCACCAAGCCGGAACCCAAAGCCGACGCCAAGGCCGAAAAGGCTGAAGTCAAAAAAGAACCCAAAGAGCCGAAAGTCAAAACCGGCCCGAGCATTGGCGACCGCATGAAGAATTTCTTCAAAGACTGGATGTAA
- a CDS encoding cell division protein FtsQ/DivIB, which translates to MALKTVTIRVGASERSGNSSAARPALRSSAVDIPPFDAARKASAPLASAEPLPSEAITSEEQSPTPLPRRSFWQRFGRLISAVLAAVLIGGAAVGLWYGLPIKAVQITGNSHLSAAQVKQLAGLSGEKPFGWLYYGLWRATGLRDEPWVASAQLTRIFPDRVEISVAERTPVAQVRDRSGQVSVIAADGTPLPGAVATGPVISGWGPDRTQDALFAVRAFSRYNVESVTYTPTGITVQTGKGTIWSGDIKLLLKYGQAIETQAPVGRINLYPWGVSVQR; encoded by the coding sequence GTGGCCCTAAAAACGGTGACGATCCGGGTCGGGGCCAGCGAGCGCAGCGGCAACTCCTCAGCGGCGCGGCCTGCTCTGCGCAGCAGCGCCGTTGATATCCCGCCGTTCGACGCCGCCCGCAAGGCGTCTGCCCCGCTCGCCTCTGCTGAACCGCTGCCCTCTGAGGCCATCACCTCCGAGGAGCAAAGCCCCACGCCACTGCCCCGGCGCAGCTTCTGGCAGCGCTTTGGACGGCTCATCAGCGCTGTGCTGGCCGCTGTGCTGATCGGCGGGGCGGCGGTGGGCTTGTGGTACGGGCTACCGATCAAAGCGGTGCAGATCACCGGCAACAGTCATTTGTCAGCGGCGCAGGTCAAGCAGCTTGCCGGACTCAGCGGCGAGAAGCCGTTCGGCTGGCTGTACTACGGCTTGTGGCGGGCCACTGGCCTGAGAGACGAGCCCTGGGTGGCTTCGGCGCAGCTTACCCGCATCTTTCCAGACCGGGTCGAAATCAGTGTTGCCGAGCGCACGCCCGTGGCGCAAGTCCGTGACCGCAGCGGGCAGGTCAGCGTGATCGCCGCCGACGGTACGCCCTTGCCCGGAGCCGTGGCCACTGGCCCGGTCATCTCGGGGTGGGGGCCAGACCGCACCCAAGACGCCCTGTTCGCAGTGCGAGCATTCTCGCGTTACAATGTTGAGTCAGTGACGTATACACCTACTGGCATCACGGTGCAAACCGGCAAAGGCACCATCTGGAGCGGCGACATCAAGCTGCTGCTCAAGTATGGTCAGGCCATCGAAACGCAGGCCCCTGTGGGCCGCATCAATCTTTATCCGTGGGGAGTGAGCGTCCAGAGATGA
- a CDS encoding UDP-N-acetylmuramate dehydrogenase, with the protein MSAAVSLSASGAKVERLALSRFTTLGVGGQAEVWTVENHAQLSEAMSAPYRILGGGSNLVIADEGLKERVIRLGGEFAATDLQAAPESTAEHFISGWVGGGVPLPGLLRKLRTLGLSGLEGTVGVPAQVGGAVWMNAGTRFGEMFDGLFALEIATPEGVSQLSPDELPWGYRDSAIPRNHIVTRVRLQLTRSTPEAVSAKMQNADTSRKGQPKMKTPGCAFKNPGGVGAGKLIDDAGLKGTQIGGAMISPDHANFIVNLGGAAASDVHALLELIRQRVGVPLELEYELWP; encoded by the coding sequence GTGAGCGCCGCCGTGTCCCTAAGCGCCAGCGGCGCAAAGGTGGAGCGCTTGGCCCTCTCGCGGTTCACCACGCTGGGCGTCGGCGGCCAGGCCGAGGTCTGGACAGTGGAGAACCACGCCCAACTGAGCGAGGCGATGAGCGCTCCCTACCGGATTTTGGGCGGCGGCAGCAACTTGGTGATTGCCGATGAGGGCCTCAAGGAACGGGTCATTCGGCTGGGCGGCGAGTTTGCCGCCACCGATCTGCAAGCCGCGCCGGAGAGTACCGCTGAGCACTTCATCAGCGGCTGGGTGGGCGGCGGGGTGCCCTTACCGGGCCTGCTCCGCAAATTGCGGACGCTAGGCTTGTCGGGCTTGGAAGGCACGGTGGGCGTGCCCGCTCAAGTCGGCGGCGCGGTCTGGATGAACGCCGGAACCCGCTTCGGCGAGATGTTCGACGGCTTGTTCGCCTTAGAAATCGCCACCCCAGAAGGGGTAAGCCAACTCTCGCCGGATGAACTGCCTTGGGGCTACCGCGACAGCGCCATTCCCCGCAACCACATCGTCACCCGGGTGCGCCTGCAACTCACGCGCAGCACCCCCGAAGCGGTGAGCGCGAAAATGCAGAATGCCGATACCTCCCGCAAAGGTCAGCCCAAAATGAAAACCCCCGGCTGCGCTTTCAAGAACCCCGGCGGCGTGGGCGCGGGCAAACTGATCGACGACGCCGGACTCAAAGGTACCCAAATCGGCGGGGCCATGATCTCGCCCGACCACGCCAACTTCATCGTCAATCTGGGCGGCGCGGCGGCCTCAGATGTCCACGCCCTGCTCGAGCTCATTCGACAGCGGGTCGGCGTGCCGCTTGAACTGGAGTACGAGTTGTGGCCCTAA